The sequence GCTGTCCGGCTTCCTCGGCGCGGGCAAGACGACGCTGCTCAACCACATCCTCGCCCACGGGGCGGGGCCGCGGGTCGCGGTGATCGTCAACGACATGAGCGAGGTCAACATCGACGCACGCCTCGTGCGCTCGCAGGAGCGCCTCGTCGAGCTGACCAACGGGTGCATCTGCTGCACCCTGCGCGAAGACCTCCTCGAGGAGGTCTCCCGGCTCTGCGCCGAGGGCCGGTTCGACCACGTGCTCATCGAGTCGAGCGGGATCTCCGAGCCGATGCCGGTGGCGGCGACGTTCACGTTCCTGGACGCCGTCGCCCACCTCGACACCATGGTGACGGTGGTGGACGCGGCGAACTTCGCCCGTGAGCTGGCGGCCGGGGATTCCCTGGTGGAGCGGCGGCTTGACCAGTACGCCGGGGATGAACGCACCGTCAGCGACCTGCTCGTGGACCAGGTCGAGTTCGCCGATGTCCTGCTGCTGAACAAGACGGACCTGGTCCCGGCCGCCGAGCTGGACCGCCTGGTGGCGACGCTGCGGCGGCTCAACCCCGCCGCGGACGTGGTCACCGGCAGCTTCGGGCAGGTGCCGCTGGAGCGGGTCTTCGGGACCGGGCGGTACGACGTTTCGCGGGCGCAGGAAGCGCCCGGCTGGGTGGCCGAGCTGAACGGCGACCACGTGCCGGAGACCGAGGAGTACGGCATTTCCAGCGTCGTCTTCCGCGCGTCGCGGGCGTTCGACCCGGCGGCGCTGTGGGACTTCGTCACGCGGCGGTTCGACTCGGGGGAATTCGGAACCGTGTTGCGGTCCAAGGGATTCTTCACGCTGGCGTCCCGGCCCGGGGTGACCGGGTTGTGGTCGCAGGCGGGCGCGGTGGCGCGGTTCGAACCGCAGGGGGTCGCCGGGGCACCGCGTCAGGAACTGGTGTTCATCGGCGTCGACCTCGCCGGGGAGGCGCTGCTGAAAGCGCTGCACGAGTGCCTCGGCGAGGCCACCGGACCGGACCCGTTCCCGGAGTGGGGCCCGGTCCACGTGCACTAGTGGTCGTCGTAGTGGTCTTCGTGGGACGCGTGGCGGTGCCCGTCGTGGAGGTAGTCGACGTGGTCGCCATGGGGCACCGCCACGTGGCCGCAGCCTTCGCCGTGGGCGTGGTCGTGGCCCGTGTGCGGGACGTGGCCGTGGATTTCGCACTCGTCGAAGTGACCGTCGTGGGCGCGGTGCAGGTGGCCGTCGTGGGCGTAGTCCACGTGGTCGCCGTGCGGGAGCGCCGCGTGGCCGCAGCCCTCGCGGTGCACGTGGTCGTGGCCGGCGTGTTCGACGTGCGGGATCGTCATCGGGTTCTCCTCCGGGGCGGTGTCCACTTCGGACGCTAGCCCGGGCTCCTCCGGCGGGCCGGGCGAAAGCTCCCGGCTCACCCGATAGCGGCCGCTCCGTCCGAGTTGATCAACCCAGGTTTATCAGTCTAGGTTGACGATCGTGACGGACGAGGAGCTCCTCCAGGCGAGCACCGACCTGCGCGTCGCGCTCGGGCGGCTGGTCCGGCGGCTGCGGCAGGGGTACGTCGTCGGCGAGCTGACCTTGCCCGAGCGCTCGGTCCTCTCCCGGCTCGACCGCGAAGGCCCGGCCACCCCGGGTTGTCTCGCCGACCTCGAACGCGTCAAGCCACAGGCCATGGGCGTCACCCTCGCCGGGCTGGTCGAGCGGCGGCTCGTCGAGCGCCGCAAGGACGATTCCGACGGCCGCAAGGTGCTGATGTCGGTCACCGAAGCCGGGGTCAAGCTGCTCACCGACCGCCGGTCCGCGACCACCCGGCAGATGGCGGCCGCGCTGGCCGAGCAGTTCACCGAAGCCGAGCAGCGCGAGCTGATCGCGGCCATCCCGCTCATCGAACGGCTGGCGGACCGGCTGTGAGCTACAAGTGGGTCGCGCTGTCGAACACCACGCTCGGCGTGCTGATGTCCGCGCTCGACGGCTCGATCGTCATCATCTCGCTGCCGGCGATCTTCCGCGGCATCGGGCTCGACCCGCTCGCGCCCGGCAACATCGGCTACCTGCTCTGGATGATCCTCGGCTACCTGCTCGTGCAGGCCGTGCTGGTGGTGACGCTCGGGCGGCTCGGCGACATGTTCGGCCGGGTCAAGATGTACAACCTCGGCTTCGTCGTGTTCAGCGCCGCGTCGGTCGCGCTGTCGTTCGACCCGTTCCACGCCGGCGGCGGCGCGCTGTGGCTGATCGGCTGGCGGATCGTGCAGGCCGTCGGCGGGTCGATGCTGACGGCGAACTCGGCCGCGATCCTCACCGACGCGTTCCCCGCCGAGCAGCGCGGGATGGCGCTGGGCGTCAACCAGATCACCGCGCTGGCCGGGCAGTTCCTCGGCCTGGTCGTGGGCGGGCTGCTCGCCGAGATCGACTGGCGCGCGGTGTTCTGGGTCAGCGTGCCGTTCGGGCTGCTCGGCACGATCTGGTCGATCCGCAGCCTCCGCGAAGTCGGGACACCGAAGCGCGCCAAGGTCGACTGGGGCGGCAACGTCACCTTCGCGGCCGGGACGGCGTTGCTGCTCGCCGCGATCACCTACGGCATCCAGCCCTACGGCGGCGGCGCGACCGGCTGGGGCAACCCGTGGGTGCTCGGCGGCATCGGCGCCGGCGTGCTGCTGCTCCTGCTGTTCGGCGTCATCGAGACCCGCGTGGCGGCGCCGATGTTCCAGCTTTCCCTGTTCAAGATCCGGGCGTTCGCCGCGGGCAACATCGCGGCGTTGCTGACTTCGGTCGCTCGTGGTGGCATGCAGTTCATGCTCATCATCTGGCTCCAGGGGATCTGGCTGCCTCTGCACGGCTACGACTACGAGCGCACGCCCCTATGGGCGGGTATCTACATGCTGCCCCTGACCGTCGGGTTCCTCATCGCGGGCCCGGTGTCGGGGTACCTGTCCGACCGCTTCGGGGCACGGCTGTTCTCCACCGGCGGGCTGCTGCTGGTCGCGGCGGCGTTCCTCGGCCTGCTCATGCTGCCGGTGGACTTCCCCTATCCCCTGTTCGCGGCGCTGCTGGTGATCAGCGGCATCGGCCAAGGCATGTTCTCCGCGCCGAACACCTCGGCGATCATGAGCAGCGTCCCGACCGAGCAGCGCGGGGTCGCCTCCGGGATGCGGGCGACGTTCCAGAACTCCGGAACTTCGCTGTCGATCGGCGTGTTCTTCTCGCTGATGATCGCCGGGCTCGCGTCTTCGCTGCCCCAGACGCTCACCAGCGGCCTGCAGGCGCACGGCGTCCCGGCGCACGTCGCCGACGGCGTCGCGCAGCTGCCGCCGGTCAGCACGCTGTTCGCGGCGTTCCTGGGCAGCAACCCGGTCGGGCACCTGCTCGGCCCCGACGTCCTGGACGGGCTGGCACCGGGCGACCGGGCGACGCTGACCGGCGGCGAGTTCTTCCCGCAGCTGGTTTCCGGCCCGTTCCACCACGGCCTCGTGGTCGTGTTCACCGCCGCCGCGGTGATGGCCGTCGTCGCCGCGGTGGCCTCCGCCTCGCGCGGCAAGCGCTACTTCCACACCCCCGAGGGATCGAAGGAGAACCGATGACCGACGAGATCGTTGCCGGGACCGTCACCATCACCGGCCACGGCGGGGACGAGCTCGAGGCGTACCTGGCCAAGCCGACCGACGAGATCCCGCGCGGCGGGGTCGTGGTGATCCACCACATGCCCGGCTACGACGCGGCGACCAAGGAGATGGTCCGCCGCTTCGCCGTCGAGGGCTACAACGCCTTGTGCCCCAACCTGTACACGCGCGAAGCACCGGGCGCGGACCCGGACGACGCGGCGGCGACGGTCCGCGCGTCCGGCGGTGTCCCCGACGACCGCCTGGTCGGCGACGTCTCCGGCGCCGCGGACTACCTGCGCGCGCTGGAGAACGCGAACGGCCGGATCGGCGTGATCGGCCACTGCTCGGGCGGGCGCCAGGCGTTCCTCGCCGGGTGTTCGCTCGACATCGACGCGGCGGTCGACTGCTACGGCGCGTTCGTCGTCAACGACCCGCCCGAGGCGATGAAGCAGATGAAGCCGCTGCTCGGCCTGGCGCCGCAGCTGTCGTGCCCGCTGCTGGGCATCTTCGGTGCCGACGACCAGTTCCCGGGCCCGGACGAGGTCGCCGTGCTGGCGGCGGAGCTGGAGAAACTGGGCAAGGAGCACGAGTTCCACACCTACGCGGGCGCCGGCCACTCGTTCTTCTCCGTCGACCGCCCGAGCTACCGCCCCGAAGCCGCGACGGACGGCTGGCAACGCATCCTCGACTTCTACGCCCGCACGCTGACCGCCTGAGAGGACTTGCCATGTGCACTTACCTGACCGAGAAGTTCGCCCTCGAAGGCAGCGGCAAGGGCGCCCGCGGGTGGTTCCGGCTGAGCGAAGGGACCGTGTACGTGGACCACCCGGTCCACGCGCCGTACGGGCACACGGTGAACATCGACTTCCGCAACCCGGAGCTGGGCGCTTCGGCGCGGGTCGCCCTCGAACTCACCGAAGAAGACGCCCTGGCCTTGGCGGACGCGATCCACGCGGCGGTCAAGTCCGCTCCGGCGGGTCTGGCTTCGCGGAACCAGTGATTCAGGGCGTGTAGAGCGCGCCCAGGAACTCCAGCAGGAGACGCTCCCGCAACGGCGCCGGTGCCGTTGCGAGGAGCGCGTTGATCGGGGCCATCCGGTCCGGCAGACCGGCGGCGCCGCCGAGGCCCGCGGCCGCGAGCAGGCCCGCGAACTGTTCCGACGTCAGCGTTGCCGGGTCCAGGGCCGCCACGAACTCGGCCACGGCCGCGTCGACGACGACCGGGCCCGCCTCGCGCGCCGCGTCGACCGAAGCCGCGAGGTCGGTCAGGAACTCCTTCTCGCTGCCGTGGTTCGCCGCCGTCACCGTCAGGTGGAGGTTCGCCGGCGAAGACAGGTGGGCGAACTGCGGCTGGACGTACCAGCCGCGGGCCTTCATCTCGTCCGCCACCGTGAACAGGTCGAAGCCGTCGTCGCCGGTGAAGGCGATCAGCGTCGACACCGGATCGCCCAGGACGTGCAGACCGTCGATCTCGGTGATCCCGGCCCGGATGCGGGACACGGCGGACCGCGTCGCGGTGGCCAGCGCAAGGTAGCCGTCCTCGCCGAGGTGGAGGACCACCGCCCAGGCCGCCGCGAGGGGGCCGCCCGAGCGGGTGCTCTGGATCGTCGTGTTCAGCATCGTGTAGCCGGGCCAGGACGCGCTCGCGAAGTAGTGCGAGCGCCGCAGTTCCGCCGAAGCGTGCAGCAGCACCGACGTGCCCTTCGGGCAGTACGCGTACTTGTGCAGGTCCACCGAGACGCTCGTGACGCCGGGGACGCGGAAGTCGAACGGCGGGACGTCCGCGCCGAGGCGGGCGAAGTACGGCAGCACCCAGCCGCCGATGCACGCGTCGACGTGCATCCGGACGCCGCGTTCGAGTGCCGCGGCCGCGATCGGCGCGATCGGGTCCAGGACGCCGTGCGCGTACGACGGCGCGCTCGCCACCACCAGGACCGTCGAGTCGTCGATCGCCGCCGCCATCGCGGCCGGGTCCGCGCGGAACGTCACCGGGTCGACCGGGACGTCGATCCGCCGCAGCCCGAACAGGTGCGCCGCCTTGTGGAACGCCGCGTGCGCGGTCGTCGGCAGCACGATCGACGGCGACGCGATCTCCGGGTGCGCGTCCCTCGCGGCCAGCACCGCCAGCAGGCACGACTCCGTGCCGCCGGAGGTCACCGAGCCGACCACTCCGGGCACGGCACCGAGCAACGCCGAAGCCGCCGCGACGAGGTCGTTCTCCATGCGCAGCAAGCTCGGGAACGCCGTCGGGTCTAGGCCGTTGGCCGACGACGCCAGCGCGTGCGCGGCGGCGCCGAGCGAGTCCACTTCGGACAGCCCGCTGTCGTACACGTAGGCCAGCGTGCGACCACCGTGGGTCGGGAGGTCGCCCGCGCGCAGTTCCCGCAGTTCCGCGAGGACGTCCTCAGGCGGGTTCATGGCGCGGCTCCAGCACCTTGCGCCGCAGCAGCGGCAGCGCCAGCGCGATCAGCACGCCGGGGATGATCGATGACCCGATCAGGATCGCCACGATCGCGCTGTCCGGCTGGAACGCCGTGGCGTCCGTGCTCGATACGTAGCCGCCGAACGCCAGGATGAGGGCCCACAGGCCGCCGCCGAAGGCCAGCCCGAGCGTCTCCCCCGCGGTCCACACGCCGGCCGCGATCCCGGCGCGCGTCTCGCCGGTGCGCTCTTCCTCGGCCGTGATCAGGTCGGGCAGGATCGCCAGCGGGAACACCGAGATCCCCGCGTACCCGACCCCGCACAGCGCCACGCACACGAAGGACACGAACAGCGGGATCGACTGCGCGAACACCAGGCCCAGCAGGCCGATCGCGAAGGCCGCGGTGGCCAGGCGGAAGCCGTTGAGCTTGCCGACCCGGTCGCCCAGGCGCGGCCACAGCGGCATGGTGACCAGCGCCGGGCCGACGAAGATGACGAACAGGATCGTGCCGTAGCTCTCGCTGCCGAGGATGCGCTGGGCGAAGAACGGAATCGCGGCGAGCACCGTGCCGATGCCCAGCGCCTGGATGAAGTAGGTGCCGAGCAGCCAGCGGAACGGCCGCCAGCCGGCCAGCGTCCGCACGAGCTCCTTGAGGTTCACCGTGTTGGGCCGCAGCGAGCCGACCGGCGCGTCCTTGAGCCCGAAGTACACCAGCAGCGTCGCGGCCAGCACGATCAGCCCGATCACCACGGCCATCACCCGGTAGCCGGTGACCCCGCCGATGCCGGTGCTGATCGCCGGGGCACCGCCGCCGCAGATCAGGATCGTCACGGCGAGCACGCCGATCCGGACGCTGGTGAGCTTCGTGCGCTCGGTCGCCGACTCGGTCAGCTCGGCGGGCAGTGCGTTGAACGGCACCTGGAAGAGCGCGTACGCCGTGGCGCACGCGGCGAAGGCGATCGCCACGTACAGCGCGTCCGGCAGCGGGTTCCCGAAGCCGGGGTGGGCGAACATCGCGGCGAACAGGATCGCCACGCCGATGCCGCCGATCAGCAGGAACCGCCGCCTGCTGCCGGTCTTGAGCAGGTCGGCGTCGGACAGCCGGCCCGCGATCGGGTTGAACAGCACGTCCCAGGCCTTGGGCACGAACACGATCGCGGCGGCCCAGCCCGCGGGCACGGCCATCGTGTCGGTCAGGTACTTGACCAGAACCAGGCCCGGGACCGTGCCGAAGGACCCGGTGACGAACGAGCCGAGCGAATAACGGAACCTCGTCCGGCCGGACAGCGTCGCCATGGTCCTCCTCGCAGAGCGGATCCCGATGCTGCGATCAGTAGTGGATCTCGGCCCGCACCGGGTAGTGGTCGGAGGGAATCGTGCCACCGTCGTAATGCACCAGCCGTACCGGGCCGACCTCGGCGCGTCGCACCGAGCCGACGTAGTCCAGCGAATCGCGGTAGGTCGCCGGGACGGACTTCGCCGCGGCCGGGTTGGTCGCCGCGTCGAAGGTGTACTCCCCCGCGCCGGTCGTGTGCAGCGTGCCGCCCAGTGCGGCTTCGCCCTGCTCGGCCTGGGTGCGCCCAGCGCCGTCGCGGCGGCTCTGCCCGGCCCAGTACTCGATGTTGAGGTCACCGGCGACGGCCACGGCGTCCCCGGCCGGGACCCGGGCCGCGGTCAGGTCGCGGAGTTCGCCCAGCTGCGCCATCCGGATCTCGTGCGCCTTGGGCAGCGTCTCGGGTCCTTCGTCGGCCTGCAGGTGCGTGCCCGCGAGCCAGAGCGCCTTGCCGTGCGCGAAGATCCGGACCAGCGCGGCGCCCTTGTTCGCCAGGTAGTCCGCGGTGCCCGAGTAGGAGTTCCGGTAGACGAGCTGGTGCTTCTCGGTGATCGGGTACTTGCTGAGCACGGTGACCCCGCCGTTGACGACGAACGGCGAGGTCGAGCAGTTCCCGCTCACGCTCGACCAGCCCGGCGAAGTCGAGCAGTACTGGCCGACCAGCGGGGTCTGGAAGGGGTAGGCGCCCGCGAGCCGGTCGCGCAGGTCCTCGGCCTGGGCGCTGAACGCTTCTTCGAGCACGACGACGTCGGTGTCCTGCGCGCGGATGACCTGCTCCGCGGCTTGGGCCCGGGCTTCCTTGTCGGAGGTGTTCGGGTTGGCGATCCACGGGAGCTGCCAGAGGTTGAAGCTGAGCACGCTCACAGCGGCGTCCGCGGCTTGGGCGGGTGCGGCGGTGAAAGCGGCGATGACGACGGCGGCGAGAATGGCGGTCCGGCGCACGCGGGGTCCTTTCAGGAGACGACGAAGGCGCGGGAGGTCCCGCTGAGCTGGGCGATGGCGCCGGTGATCCCGTGCTTCCAGGCACCGAAGTGGACCACCCGGTACTTGCCGACCGGCGTCTCGGCGGGGATGTCCCAGGTGACTTCGGCGCGGGACTCGCTCACGAAGGTGCGGGTCCAGCGGAACTTCGTGGCCCAGTCGCCGTCGTCGGCGTAGCGGACCCAGCGGCCGTCCGCGTACCGCTGGATCTCCAGGAACGTCCCGTCGCGGCGCAGGTCGTTCTTCGGGTGGCCGGTCACGAACGCGACCGAGACCTGCTCGCCGCGCCGGTAGCTGCTCTTCGCGTCGGTGACGACGTCGCCGAAGCTCTTGAGCAGCGGCGCGCTGTCGAAGA is a genomic window of Amycolatopsis lexingtonensis containing:
- a CDS encoding GTP-binding protein — translated: MSVPVTVLSGFLGAGKTTLLNHILAHGAGPRVAVIVNDMSEVNIDARLVRSQERLVELTNGCICCTLREDLLEEVSRLCAEGRFDHVLIESSGISEPMPVAATFTFLDAVAHLDTMVTVVDAANFARELAAGDSLVERRLDQYAGDERTVSDLLVDQVEFADVLLLNKTDLVPAAELDRLVATLRRLNPAADVVTGSFGQVPLERVFGTGRYDVSRAQEAPGWVAELNGDHVPETEEYGISSVVFRASRAFDPAALWDFVTRRFDSGEFGTVLRSKGFFTLASRPGVTGLWSQAGAVARFEPQGVAGAPRQELVFIGVDLAGEALLKALHECLGEATGPDPFPEWGPVHVH
- a CDS encoding MarR family winged helix-turn-helix transcriptional regulator, producing MTDEELLQASTDLRVALGRLVRRLRQGYVVGELTLPERSVLSRLDREGPATPGCLADLERVKPQAMGVTLAGLVERRLVERRKDDSDGRKVLMSVTEAGVKLLTDRRSATTRQMAAALAEQFTEAEQRELIAAIPLIERLADRL
- a CDS encoding MFS transporter, producing the protein MSYKWVALSNTTLGVLMSALDGSIVIISLPAIFRGIGLDPLAPGNIGYLLWMILGYLLVQAVLVVTLGRLGDMFGRVKMYNLGFVVFSAASVALSFDPFHAGGGALWLIGWRIVQAVGGSMLTANSAAILTDAFPAEQRGMALGVNQITALAGQFLGLVVGGLLAEIDWRAVFWVSVPFGLLGTIWSIRSLREVGTPKRAKVDWGGNVTFAAGTALLLAAITYGIQPYGGGATGWGNPWVLGGIGAGVLLLLLFGVIETRVAAPMFQLSLFKIRAFAAGNIAALLTSVARGGMQFMLIIWLQGIWLPLHGYDYERTPLWAGIYMLPLTVGFLIAGPVSGYLSDRFGARLFSTGGLLLVAAAFLGLLMLPVDFPYPLFAALLVISGIGQGMFSAPNTSAIMSSVPTEQRGVASGMRATFQNSGTSLSIGVFFSLMIAGLASSLPQTLTSGLQAHGVPAHVADGVAQLPPVSTLFAAFLGSNPVGHLLGPDVLDGLAPGDRATLTGGEFFPQLVSGPFHHGLVVVFTAAAVMAVVAAVASASRGKRYFHTPEGSKENR
- a CDS encoding dienelactone hydrolase family protein, yielding MTDEIVAGTVTITGHGGDELEAYLAKPTDEIPRGGVVVIHHMPGYDAATKEMVRRFAVEGYNALCPNLYTREAPGADPDDAAATVRASGGVPDDRLVGDVSGAADYLRALENANGRIGVIGHCSGGRQAFLAGCSLDIDAAVDCYGAFVVNDPPEAMKQMKPLLGLAPQLSCPLLGIFGADDQFPGPDEVAVLAAELEKLGKEHEFHTYAGAGHSFFSVDRPSYRPEAATDGWQRILDFYARTLTA
- a CDS encoding DUF6295 family protein: MCTYLTEKFALEGSGKGARGWFRLSEGTVYVDHPVHAPYGHTVNIDFRNPELGASARVALELTEEDALALADAIHAAVKSAPAGLASRNQ
- a CDS encoding pyridoxal phosphate-dependent decarboxylase family protein, whose amino-acid sequence is MNPPEDVLAELRELRAGDLPTHGGRTLAYVYDSGLSEVDSLGAAAHALASSANGLDPTAFPSLLRMENDLVAAASALLGAVPGVVGSVTSGGTESCLLAVLAARDAHPEIASPSIVLPTTAHAAFHKAAHLFGLRRIDVPVDPVTFRADPAAMAAAIDDSTVLVVASAPSYAHGVLDPIAPIAAAALERGVRMHVDACIGGWVLPYFARLGADVPPFDFRVPGVTSVSVDLHKYAYCPKGTSVLLHASAELRRSHYFASASWPGYTMLNTTIQSTRSGGPLAAAWAVVLHLGEDGYLALATATRSAVSRIRAGITEIDGLHVLGDPVSTLIAFTGDDGFDLFTVADEMKARGWYVQPQFAHLSSPANLHLTVTAANHGSEKEFLTDLAASVDAAREAGPVVVDAAVAEFVAALDPATLTSEQFAGLLAAAGLGGAAGLPDRMAPINALLATAPAPLRERLLLEFLGALYTP
- a CDS encoding MFS transporter — protein: MATLSGRTRFRYSLGSFVTGSFGTVPGLVLVKYLTDTMAVPAGWAAAIVFVPKAWDVLFNPIAGRLSDADLLKTGSRRRFLLIGGIGVAILFAAMFAHPGFGNPLPDALYVAIAFAACATAYALFQVPFNALPAELTESATERTKLTSVRIGVLAVTILICGGGAPAISTGIGGVTGYRVMAVVIGLIVLAATLLVYFGLKDAPVGSLRPNTVNLKELVRTLAGWRPFRWLLGTYFIQALGIGTVLAAIPFFAQRILGSESYGTILFVIFVGPALVTMPLWPRLGDRVGKLNGFRLATAAFAIGLLGLVFAQSIPLFVSFVCVALCGVGYAGISVFPLAILPDLITAEEERTGETRAGIAAGVWTAGETLGLAFGGGLWALILAFGGYVSSTDATAFQPDSAIVAILIGSSIIPGVLIALALPLLRRKVLEPRHEPA
- a CDS encoding sphingomyelin phosphodiesterase; protein product: MRRTAILAAVVIAAFTAAPAQAADAAVSVLSFNLWQLPWIANPNTSDKEARAQAAEQVIRAQDTDVVVLEEAFSAQAEDLRDRLAGAYPFQTPLVGQYCSTSPGWSSVSGNCSTSPFVVNGGVTVLSKYPITEKHQLVYRNSYSGTADYLANKGAALVRIFAHGKALWLAGTHLQADEGPETLPKAHEIRMAQLGELRDLTAARVPAGDAVAVAGDLNIEYWAGQSRRDGAGRTQAEQGEAALGGTLHTTGAGEYTFDAATNPAAAKSVPATYRDSLDYVGSVRRAEVGPVRLVHYDGGTIPSDHYPVRAEIHY